DNA from Electrophorus electricus isolate fEleEle1 chromosome 5, fEleEle1.pri, whole genome shotgun sequence:
atcaactTGTAAACAATATTTGCCTTGATATGAAACATTGGGTCATTTTCctctataaataatattattatagacTAATATTGGGTCTAATATTTGGTTGAAttagtttgatttgtttttctttctactttCAGGACTTGCTtgacaatctgatgaagttttagttcatatatatgcagaaatatagaaacttctaaagagTTCCTAAACTTTCAAGAACCAGTGTAACATTTTAAACTCTCTTTTCCTAATGTCTCTTTCAGGCTCTTTTccttcagtaaaggtgaatcttcatgatgctgctactctcccctgcactcagctgtgttctggtctggtcacatggacttTATATCATAAACCACATGACATTCTGGCTTAGTGtaaccagacatcctgccagttagaggagggatttcacatgtcccatgatcagtacctgaagggagatctctccctcaccatcactgatgctgattacactaagaggtCCTTGTACACCTGCACCTGTAGTGGTAAAGACATCTGTGATGTGAGTCTACAGATAGAGGGTAAGTGTCCTCAATGGATTACCTAGTTATTGTTACTAAACCATTATTCATCTAGACAGAACTTTATTTATATGGAGTAATATGTTGGGGAAAAACAGAAGGAGCTaaatgtttatatcagatttgcAGTTCTGAGGTTACATGGTCAAATCAGTTGTATATTACATTGAAgtttctaattgttttttttccacagcctgTAATTCTTCAGTTCAGATTAAGCCTGATGAACCTTTGGTGCTGGATTTGCTCCTATCAGAGTCAGTGGAGGTgatttataacagcacaggtgcagctgctcctTCTAGTGGACAGATCTGCACAGTGGCTGGACACTCACTGAAGTGTAAACCTGAATACACTCGGAGAGTGTCGCTCATCTCTGCTGTGGAGCTGCAAGGAACCAcaccatctgatagtggagtttacagcatcagagacatgaagaatgaagaaattATTCAGACATACACAGTTACTGTGGAAGGTAAGTGTGGTTactgtggttttaatgttgCCTAGAATTACTatgttggggagggggttgtgcaTAGTATCAGTAactatgtttacatgcacatcAGTGGTTCAGTATTAGTTTGACTATGAATGCTAGGATCATGTAAACAGCATGGACTGAGTGTCATAGTTTGAGGTCTTGGTCTTAGTTGAGGTCCTGTTTATCTAAGCATATCCCCGGTTGATTTTCACTGGACTCTTTGTGGTGGATTCTCACATGGACACTCCTGGATTCAGCCACTGATGTTTTACGGCACTTGGTGTGATACCTGCTTATTCGTACCAAAATAATCATGAGTGATGAGTCAGAAAAATTGAAGTGTTGGTATTTGAAGGTGTTATAACCCTGTTTGCGTTATGGGTAgggttatttgtgtttgtttacgttTATGTTACATCCTGTGGCTCCTCCCCTTCATgatgctcctcctccacctgatCAAGTCTTCTGTCCTGTGCTGGAATTGTCCTGGGCTGCTGCCTCATTCTACCGCACGCATAAGGGGAAGCCCGAGAAGAAGCAACAGGCTGCGATTCATATCCACTGTTGCTGGggctgcttgtgtttgttcagtgagtgTTGTTTGCCGATTGTTGTGGTTTTGGGCCTCTGCTTGTTAAATCATTCTGACTTATCGCTTCCCCTTTTTCTGGTCGTGTTCACTGTGGTAAATATTattctgtgtgtagtgtattgtagtaGTCCTGTGTGAATCGTAGTTGGGAAGTTTgacaccttttttattttctcagttctttacttctgtttgtttgtttttgggagTAGAGAAGGTTATTGtacttaattttgtttgtgttcagttggGACAGTTGGTTGTTTTGGGCAGCAGGGCTTGATGGttggcatgtttgcctctcagcctCTGAGTCCctctctgggtggagtttccgtGTTCTCCCTGAATCTGTGtaggtttcctctggggtcctCCCAAAAACATGGCGGTTAGGATGACTGGATACTCTAAAACTGTATCAATGTGAGTTGTGCAtgaatatagatagatagatttgtgtgcgtgtgtgtgtgtgttcagtgatggttggtacTCTGTCCTGGTCTAAACCTCCTCCACTGCCCCTACACCTGgttcagtcccccagggggctgtggtttgtgatagagagaacactgtgtgtaaattggCTACTGCTTCTCATCTGTCTGTGAGTGATCTGAGTGTAAAAGCTGACGTCTGCCTGcaaagcgtccttgagtttgagaaaggcactaaaTAAAAGTAACcaactaaaataataatttttatttctagtgTGGCTTATGTTTTTTTAGTTTGGCCTTGTCTGCTCCTGATGCTCAACCCACTACATACAACCCTTAGTAAATTTACAAATACTTCACCCCCAATATCACTGTTCACtgtagtaattatgctgtgttaatatgtaaatgaatccCACAATCCCTCTCGATCCTGTCATGTTCACTCtgatacatacacatataattaTAACTCTGTACTGTTTAAATAGTGGTTCGTAATTTCTGAccatttttgtctgtgtgtgtgtgtgttacagaagTCCAGCCATGTCCagatcagagctccacagtgacGGTGTTGACGGTGCTCCTGGCTCTGacgggggcggggcttgtggcagcagtgctggtgattgtgcagctgaggaaaaaaaattcagGAGCTCCAGAAAGGAAGTACAGTGAATGGAAtagtaaccatggcaacagaggaGTTAATATGAATGGACTAAACCACTCAGTTGAGGAGCAGAGGTGATCTCCCAATAATAACCATGAAGTCTGAGAGATGATAAATGATTtggctcttacacacacacacacacacacacacacacgcgtatgTACCCACACTGCCTTTCTCTGTACCATTCAGGGGTCAAAGATCAATGTATGTTCAGTCATACATGATCAGAGTTTTATGACGTTAGCACTCCTgaagctcacctggtagagcaggtacagTAAGATACATCTCCAGAATCATGGTTTGATCCTCAGAGAGGACACATgatgtcatactgataaatatacatCAGTCACTATAAGAGCATCTGCCCAGTACTGTAAATCGTAAAGCTGTTTATGTAAGTATTACTGTGAGATcctgtgatgtaatttaatgcaCATGTAAATACTTTTGTCAGCTCATGGAAAAACCAGCAATTTTGTCTGTAGCATCTTTGAATAGTTTAGTTGCTATTTgtcaacatgttttatttaagagTCTCCCTTATTGTTCAGGTTATATTTTCAAAACTTCTTGTGGTCTTGGTGATTATGGTCAGTTGTTTTGGTTGGTTTTCCCAGTGCTATAATGCTGCATTCATTTCAAAGCGTTGTATTATGGAAACAGACCTCCTTCATGTCATTTGGTTTTGAGCAAGGTTGACAGACCctgtggtgtttattgtttCACCAGCTGGCTATTATTAAATGCAGCTGCTAGTTACCAGTGTCTGTAATCTGGCTCATGACAAGATCACTAGAGTTAGAGCTGAGAAACATATTGAAGGAAGATGAATCAACAGGCATTAAGTAACTATAAAGTAAAGATAGAAATACAACTCAATGTTTACAATCAGTATAATTTTCTTTATGAAGTGCAGATATGTACTTAactacatttattatattagtaataaaatgaacatttgatAAAGGGATTaatgaaaggagaggagaggaggagtaaACAAATGAGTGCTGTTGGTATAATATGCAGTTTGGTGCTTGAGGTCCACTGTTGAGTCTCTGCCAAGCCTGGTGGCTGTAGCCTTAGAATTCAGGGAGATAAAATATCAGTGCATTCATTTCTGAGTAATGATGGAGGAATGAAAAATTGATAGAAGGATTGCATACATGAGTGtgattaaaattaatgaaagCTTGGAAGGGGTAGATAAACAAATGTCAGTACAAAATGGAATTTTCTGCCAGAAGTTGCTTAATGTTTGTCTTtacaaaatttatttttcattcctCTGTCAGTActacaaacatgttttaaacttttctcatgaatattaattaGGTGTTTATTCTCTGTGCCTTTGTAAATCCAAACATTTCCCTTGCAGTGCCTTATGGGTAAAGACCTGCCATGTGTTATTTATCTCTGGCATATAAGATGTcatgctgtttattttgaaatacaaGAAGAAATCATGTTTTATGGaactttttgtttaaatttattactgtattttgatATCTGTTACATTGTTAccaaaatataatcttttaCATACATCTGTTTATCTTGAAACTGTCGATTACAGtctgatttgatatttttgatattttgaataaGGAAATGTTAAGTCTCAGTTTGAACACTATTCATTACAGTAACAACAGACACAAAATTAATACTTTGCTTAATGATGTTTGAGGTGTTTTAAGTGTTTGATAATTTGGGAATGTCTATGGAAATGATACATgtgaaataatcattttaaatttttagcaagtaaaaacaacacattgaaagaaaaaaaaattgatcgGTGGATTTATGTTAGAGGACAAActgaataaatatgtaatgttgctttaaaaatgtaaagtttttatttaaaactcaaTTTTTGTATTGCAGAACCAAAGAAGTGATAAATGTTTCTCAGATTATGGCTGAGAAAACAAGATCAAATCCATCAGAAACAAGGTGTGAAACAGGAGAGACCTGAGATTGTATGGACAGTGTTACATATCACTCACAGCACATaaccaaccctacacacacacacattcattaacagcattacacatcactcacagctCATAaccaacccaacacacacacattcagtaacagtgttacacatcactcacagcACATAAccaactgtacacacacacactcagtaaaaGTGTTACATATGAGAATGTCCTACATCAGTGTGGTGCCAGAGTGGGGCagcccacccacaaacaccaccGGTGAGTCCTGGCTGTAACGGTACTGAGTCTGGTTGTTGACCTTAACCATGACTGATACCTGCAGGGCAGGGATGTGCCAGCCatggtgagcacacacacaccagacacctGCGTCACACAGACACTTCACTCAGTGATGTGGGCCCTGTGCTTGGTAAGACCCACCAAAAGAAAACCTGTCAGTGACCCTTATATACGCAAAGCAAACTGATCCTGAAAATTAGGAACCAACTCAACTTCCCCTGTTCTAACCTTCatcttttttcatttctaatGTTACAATATTTCCCAGCTGAAtctttcaaaattcaaaaatgaagacaaactatttatatgtgtgattttaatttagaaaagCAGAGTCTCAGTTCCTAATTACCTTAATATTAAAGAAAGATAAAGACCCTGGTGATTGTAGGCCAATCTCCTTAATAACTCTTGATTCTAAAATAGTGTCCAAGATTTTGGCAGATAGATTAGATGGAGTAATTGTGTCATTGATCCATAAGGACCAGGTCAGTTTTATTCAAAACAAATTCCTCTGATAATATTAGGTGTGCCATTACTATAATGTGGGCGGTATCTGATGCCAGTATTCCTGTGGCTGAGATCTCTTTTGATGCTGAAAAGGCATTTGATTGTGTGTAGTGGGGGTACTTGTTCAAGGTGCTGGAGACTTTTGAATTTGGTGAAACTTAAGTGGATTAAAGTACTTTATAATAAACCTGACGCAGCAGGACACACTAATGGATATATTTCAGTTTACTTTAAGCTCTCCAGAGGAACTTGACAGGGATCTCCACTCTCACATTCTTTCCTGGTATCACAGTGTGAATATAAATTCATAAGTTGATGCTTTATTTGGGTGATACTTTATTTGTAACTGACCCAGTTAATTCAGTACCTGTGCTTCTTATAATTATTGAATCTTTTACTAAACTGTAAATTGATCAAAATCAGAAGGCCTTTCCTTAACTCGTTGGTGCACAAGTGGAGAATGAAGCGTCTGAGACACACGGGGCTGGTTGTTCCGATACTCACAAGTCCATGACTCATATGGAGATGAGCCGAAGCGCCACAACAAGCAGCTActcgcgtctcctctcagcTTCTCACACAAGCGCGATAATGTTTGTTAAGACTCTGGTCTGGGGGACGAGCTAAAGTCCctaaatgaacacatgaacccGTTCAACAGTCCGCGAGAACAATCAGAGTTCTTAGCAGACATGCAAACTTTAAAACAGCTGCACTAAATATTACTTATTAACTTATCATCTATGTAGTTGGCTAGTTACGTTCATAAATCAGACTTTCTGGCAGCTAGCTCGCATATTTGGACGGTAATCAGAAGTACATCGACatataaacacttttaaacTCACCGTTAAATGTCGAACTTGAACCTGAAACACGTAACGTTTCATGTTTTCCTAACTATCAAAAAAAGGTTCATCACTCGAAGCTTCATGATGCAGCGCACAATACAGAGCGAGTCGTTCTACAATGATCACGTGACCACAGAGCCGGAAATAGTGAGAAAAAGCGTTCTGAATTTTCAACACTTAACTTTTGCCATCAAATAAGGTAGAGTATTTTATAAGaacactataataataataataataataataataataataataataataataataataataataatgtattattcttTAATTTATACAGTCATAAATTGATGGCATTTTATCAGTTTTGTTTAGTGATAAGCTGTTCACAATTTAGaacttaaatttaaaatatataaaattgtttttctcTTAAATATGACTTAGTAAGATGTGTTCTGGGTGCATTCTAAATGTATTCTGaatatattactgttttatgtattgtaaTAGAATACATCACATTATTCAGCCATCAAAGTATTCTGCCCTGGATGTATGTACCCACATCAGCAATGAGATTTTGAAGACATGCACAAGTTTTAAAagctggaaataaataaatagataactaactaaatacctaaataaataaagctaccTTGCCAACCAGATGCACAAAGCACTTTGATGTTTTGGCCACCAGATGCCGCTATTGTGCACTGTATCATGAAGCTGTGAgtaatgaacctttttttgatACAGTTAGGAAGAAAGCGCCAGTGCGTTTGCCATCACTACTTACCACGCTGTGCCAAGCAGCGTTCCTGGGTCCAGCAAAAATCTTCTAAAGCAAATATCTTGTATACCATGTTAGTAATACtagtattattataattttaaatcaCTATATGAGATAATGAGACATTAGGAAATACATGTACATCTGCTCTGCTCCTAACCAGAGACATTATAATACAATAAAGACTTTGtcctccctcactgtctgtgcaaTTAAACACACTAGCTAACTTCCTCCCACCACCTATGAGTTTAGAATCATCAGAACCTGGATGTACTCTAATAACCAATCAAATCATGTCTGTTTTTGAGACCTGTGTTAATATTATGACCAGGTAAACACTGACTACTAAAACAAGAAATACTCTGTGGTGTTACTTTAAAGGGACCTTGATtatctttgtgtttgacaggacATGTGGACCAGCTGCCCACAGGGTGTTAGAGGTGTGCTGATCACATGGGACTTTAacatctgttctgttctgttattTAATTGTTACTGGGTAGAAAGTAATTGTTTACTTTGTACACTTGGTCATGAGTATCTGTAAATGTGTTACAAACATCCATGGAGAATCTATCCACACTCCCAGGAGCCTAACCATTGACTACTTGTTCAAGTGCTTGTTTATACAACTATACAGTAATTTTAGAAaccatgtgtatttatttgaaaaaggtATTTCTTTGGCTTTGactagagaaagaaagaatccCTATTTGTGAATCTGGCGTAGTGCTGACCTGTTATTGGTACTGTACTGATCTAGTTCTGACCTAATACCTGCATAGTAGTGACACAGTACTGACCTGGTACTAGCTTGGTTGTGGGTCTTGTGCTTGTACAAGTTTGTGTTGCTGGAGTTGTTATATGTGTCAGTATCACTGTTGAGTTTAGAATATCCAGCCAGGCATCATCGTGAGGTGAGAAACTGAGCACTGCTGAAGaaatacaggatgaggtctgtactacatatgtaatgatgagatacaggatgaggtctgtactacatatgtaatgatgagatacaggatgaggtctgtactacatatgtaatgatgagatacaggatgaggtctgtactacatacgtaatgatgagatacaggatggggtctgtactacatatgtaatgatgagatacaggatgaggtatgtactacatacgtaatgatgatgagatacaggatgaggtctgtactacatacgtaatgatgagatacaggatgaggtctgtactacatacgtaatgatgatgagatacaggatgaggtctgtactacatacgtaatgatgagatacaggatgaggtctgtactacatacgtaatgatgagatacaggatgaggtatgtactacatatgtaatgatgagatacaggatgaggtctgtactacatatgtaagcTGCGTCACATCCCAGTGTGCTTCAACGAGGGTGAAaagactgatgatgatgatggtgatgatgatggaatATTGGAGCACTGTGTTGTAGAGTAAATGTCTTTCAACAAACATTTTAGGTATAAACGTCAGTGCCTTCAGTGTCCTACTTTGGAACACTCTTCCTATATGACTGAATAATTATATGTTCCTGTAGGCCTGAGTAACTTTTACTCTGTATGTTCCTGCAtgtttgagtaattattattgcactgtatattCCTGCATAtctgagtaattattattattattactctgcATTGTCACGGTTGTCCCCTCCCTGTCATCTCGGTCACTTTAGCAATCCTGTCAAGCTCTGTTTTGGCTTTACAACGTGGTTTTCTTTCCATGagcttctttgttttgatttttctgttaCTCCCCCTTGTCTGGTTGTTCTGCCAgttttctcctgtttctagTTGTTCCTTGTTATCGCGTGTGTTTATTCCTTGTTAACTCGTGTGTATATTCCTTGTTAACTCGTGTATATATTTCTAGTGTCTCTCCAGTCTTGTCGCTGGTTATTGTTCACTCAGCTTGCGTTCATTGTACTAAGCCTCCATTTATACTAAGGTCCTTCTTCATTTCATGTTGTTGCCTTGTAAGCTGTTCccagttgtgtttctgtcagtgTATTGGTTCTATCGTGtttagctttcattttctttatcttttgtgGGTCTGTCCGTCTCCACATGTTGACTCATTCCACTGACCCTGATTTTCTGTTCCAGTATGTTCCAGAGAGcttgcgtcctctcattggCCTGTTCCAATATTCTCCAAAAGGCCGCAGAGCACCATTGGTCTGTTCCAATGTGCTTCTCCAATTTTTATTGGCTCTCCCGTTGCCATCCCGTTGCTGTCCCAGCACCCTGCCACACTTCTGACTTACAGCATTTGGTAAGTGAAGCCAGGCtcccttttttacattttcccttcaatttgtttttttctaagtGTTGCGCTCAATTTCTTTCTATGGCTTTTATTCCCCATCTCAGTACGTCCAGACTTTACTGTAAAAGCGAGATTTAATGGGCAAAGTTAGTGGCCAGACCGACAGACTGAGCTAACTAGCTGCTTGTTAACCTGTCTGTGTCGGACACAGTGCAAgttttctctcacacatcttGGTTATCAGTtgtgggtgaatgaatgaattaagttATATATAGTGAGTGATGatctcttcttcttttctgtggTTACCCTCCATTCATTTCCACTTCATCTGAAGTTAACATTTGCGGTACAATGACCTGTGCTACTGAAAATGACTGATTGTTATTTCAAACAACAATTAAATAGCACTTAAGCTTCACTATCTGGGGATACAGAGTTATCTGATTAACTGCAAAGAAGCTCCTTTTATCAAAGTCCATTTTCAAACATGTTATTAACACAGTCCTGAGTAATGTACATTAatgctgattttaaaaatgtttaggcaTCAATTTTGGTAttaattttggtttgtttctcttGATCCCTTAGAATGTTTTCCAAACTGGCATCTCCATATTCCAGGCCAGCgcctgtgagggtgaggtgAGTGGCTACATATACagctgagagagcagagacataCACATTAGTGGAAGGTGTGCTGGTTAAGTCCACCAAGAGAGTTGATACTTGTGCTCTCTCTGATGGGGAGCATTTTGTATTGGCCCATTTAAAAAGAATGATGATTGTCATCGAATTGGTTGTCTTATTTCAATAGCTAC
Protein-coding regions in this window:
- the LOC113568951 gene encoding uncharacterized protein LOC113568951, whose amino-acid sequence is MSHDQYLKGDLSLTITDADYTKRSLYTCTCSGKDICDVSLQIEACNSSVQIKPDEPLVLDLLLSESVEVIYNSTGAAAPSSGQICTVAGHSLKCKPEYTRRVSLISAVELQGTTPSDSGVYSIRDMKNEEIIQTYTVTVEEVQPCPDQSSTVTVLTVLLALTGAGLVAAVLVIVQLRKKNSGAPERKYSEWNSNHGNRGVNMNGLNHSVEEQR